The Cylindrospermopsis curvispora GIHE-G1 genome contains a region encoding:
- a CDS encoding beta strand repeat-containing protein encodes MSILSQINLLQDNGGNPGDALTSTQLISGSTFWVEIQLQDSRTNSAGIVGAALNLNWDPNSLTAISATVTSSLPFSQLIDFTTPGIAKVRGGSLPIVGIGQAIGKDKFERFAFVQLTTKSNLNATTSLFTIIVPDIREFSTADGDPVLNGSPLITLVNPTSTIPENTSTSTPVKVADLIITDDIFGNNTTSLSGPDASSFEIRGNELYLKAGTPLNYNTKSSYSVILSVNDTNINKSDSKTFNLSVTPVILPSLSITATNATQTEGNSGAKTFTFTVARTGDTSNVSSANWAVTGSGTNQANATDFGGTLPTGMVSFAASDTTQIITFNVLGDTTVEPDEGFTVSLSNPTNATISTGTATGTIQNDDSEPANITLSLNPTSVTEDGVVNLVYSFTRTGATGNQLTVNVNAGGTAVLGRDFSVTGPIGQGNLGSIASVTFAEGFSTATVTVDPIPNSIIEGDKTVFAILAAGAGYTIGTVDAVTGTILEDDVVPPQLAIAPTNAIQTEGNTGIKPFTFTAIRSGDTSSSSSANWAVTGSGTNQANATDFGGTSGAVSFAAGETSQIITLNVLGDSTVEPDEGFTVSLSNPTNATITTGTATGTITNDDVVPPQLAIAPTNAIQTEGNTGIKPFTFTAIRSGDTSSSSSANWAVTGSGTNQANATDFGGTSGAVSFAAGETSQIITLNVLGDSTVEPDEGFTVSLSNPTNATITTGTATGTITNDDVVPPQLAIAPTNAIQTEGNTGIKPFTFTAIRSGDTSSSSSANWAVTGSGTNQANATDFGGTSGAVSFAAGETSQIITLNVLGDSTVEPDEGFTVSLSNPTNATITTGTATGTITNDDVVPPQLAIAPTNAIQTEGNTGIKPFTFTVTRSGDTSSSSSANWAVTGSGTNQANATDFGGTSGAVSFAAGETSQIITLNVLGDSTVEPDEGFTVSLSNPTNATITTGTATGTITNDDVVPPQLAIAPTNAIQTEGNTGIKPFTFTVTRSGDTSSSSSANWAVTGSGTNQANATDFGGTSGAVSFAAGETSQIITLNVLGDSTVEPDEGFTVSLSNPTNATITTGTATGTITNDDVVPPQLAIAPTNAIQTEGNTGIKPFTFTVTRSGDTSSSSSANWAVTGSGTNQANATDFGGTSGAVSFAAGETSQIITLNVLGDSTVEPDEGFTVSLSNPTNATITTGTATGTITNDDVVPPQLAIAPTNAIQTEGNTGIKPFTFTVTRSGDTSSSSSANWAVTGSGTNQANATDFGGTSGAVSFAAGETSQIITLNVLGDSTVEPDEGFTVSLSNPTNATITTGTATGTITNDDVVPPQLAIAPTNAIQTEGNTGIKPFTFTVTRSGDTSSSSSANWAVTGSGTNQANATDFGGTSGAVSFAAGETSQIITLNVLGDSTVEPDEGFTVSLSNPTNATITTGTATGTITNDDVVPPQLAIAPTNAIQTEGNTGIKPFTFTVTRSGDTSSSSSANWAVTGSGTNQANATDFGGTSGAVSFAVGETSQIITLNVLGDSTVEPDEGFTVSLSNPTNANITTGTATGTITNDDVPTITPSEVRPKVNISTGLVFKTNGRGTISLDTNRLSAIPDEVIGVQNGTKSNFKHLFGLYEVTDAQGGIDTNGDGIADLKPGDSNPSDYAFHALTTARVKNFTVQAGGNDAPSTATQLGSGVSLEDNKFYAPFVIANAGTYFPGSQGIEDFVAAENGDIERFSSAPQYVRTLVATELDNLFNNSPRFIQEPVAYFSFGVVNRDQSPHFRSYGNGVYGFEDLPANATQYSNNDFDDAVFALSFT; translated from the coding sequence ATGTCTATTTTGTCACAGATAAACTTGCTTCAGGATAATGGGGGAAACCCTGGGGATGCCTTAACTAGCACCCAATTAATTAGCGGTAGTACATTTTGGGTTGAGATACAGTTACAAGACTCCCGTACCAATTCAGCGGGAATTGTTGGAGCAGCGCTAAATTTGAACTGGGATCCTAACTCCCTGACGGCCATCTCAGCTACAGTTACAAGTAGTTTGCCGTTTTCGCAATTAATAGACTTTACCACACCAGGAATTGCTAAGGTGAGGGGAGGATCTCTTCCAATTGTAGGTATAGGACAAGCTATCGGAAAAGATAAATTTGAGCGTTTTGCTTTTGTTCAATTAACAACTAAATCTAACTTAAATGCTACAACTAGCTTATTTACAATAATAGTACCAGATATAAGAGAGTTTTCTACAGCAGATGGAGATCCAGTTTTGAATGGATCTCCTTTAATTACCCTGGTGAATCCAACCTCAACAATTCCAGAAAATACTTCTACATCCACACCAGTCAAGGTAGCTGATCTGATCATTACTGACGATATTTTTGGCAATAATACAACTAGCTTGAGTGGTCCAGATGCATCCAGTTTTGAGATTCGGGGAAATGAGTTATATCTAAAAGCTGGAACACCCCTGAATTATAACACTAAAAGTAGCTACAGTGTTATTTTAAGTGTAAATGATACAAATATTAATAAGAGCGATTCTAAAACTTTTAACTTATCAGTTACACCAGTTATACTACCTAGCTTATCTATTACAGCAACAAATGCCACCCAAACGGAGGGTAATTCGGGTGCAAAAACCTTTACCTTCACTGTTGCGCGCACTGGAGATACTAGCAATGTTAGTAGTGCTAATTGGGCAGTAACAGGTTCTGGTACCAATCAAGCAAATGCCACGGATTTTGGTGGAACTTTACCAACTGGTATGGTGAGTTTTGCAGCAAGTGACACTACTCAAATTATTACATTCAACGTGTTAGGAGACACCACAGTTGAGCCCGATGAAGGGTTTACAGTTAGTCTCTCCAACCCCACTAATGCTACTATTAGTACTGGGACTGCTACAGGAACCATCCAAAATGACGACAGTGAACCTGCTAACATTACCCTGTCCCTTAATCCTACAAGTGTTACGGAAGATGGTGTTGTAAATCTGGTCTACAGCTTTACCCGTACCGGGGCGACTGGCAATCAATTGACCGTGAATGTGAACGCCGGTGGTACTGCTGTTTTGGGCAGAGACTTCAGCGTGACTGGTCCCATTGGTCAAGGTAACTTGGGCAGTATTGCAAGCGTTACCTTTGCTGAGGGTTTCAGCACGGCTACAGTCACTGTTGATCCCATTCCAAATTCCATAATAGAAGGGGATAAAACCGTTTTCGCGATTCTGGCTGCGGGTGCTGGATATACTATTGGTACGGTAGATGCGGTCACAGGCACAATTCTCGAAGATGATGTTGTTCCACCTCAACTGGCGATCGCCCCTACCAATGCCATCCAAACAGAGGGAAATACAGGCATAAAACCCTTTACCTTCACTGCTATCCGCAGTGGAGATACTAGTAGTAGTAGCAGTGCTAATTGGGCAGTAACAGGTTCTGGCACTAACCAAGCAAATGCCACGGATTTTGGTGGAACTTCTGGTGCGGTGAGTTTTGCAGCAGGTGAAACCAGTCAAATTATTACGCTCAATGTGTTAGGAGACAGCACAGTTGAACCCGATGAAGGGTTTACAGTTAGTCTCTCCAACCCCACTAATGCTACTATTACCACTGGAACTGCTACAGGAACTATTACCAATGATGATGTTGTTCCACCTCAACTGGCGATCGCCCCTACCAATGCCATCCAAACAGAGGGAAATACAGGCATAAAACCCTTTACCTTCACTGCTATCCGCAGTGGAGATACTAGTAGTAGTAGCAGTGCTAATTGGGCAGTAACAGGTTCTGGCACTAACCAAGCAAATGCCACGGATTTTGGTGGAACTTCTGGTGCGGTGAGTTTTGCAGCAGGTGAAACCAGTCAAATTATTACGCTCAATGTGTTAGGAGACAGCACAGTTGAACCCGATGAAGGGTTTACAGTTAGTCTCTCCAACCCCACTAATGCTACTATTACCACTGGAACTGCTACAGGAACTATTACCAATGATGATGTTGTTCCACCTCAACTGGCGATCGCCCCTACCAATGCCATCCAAACAGAGGGAAATACAGGCATAAAACCCTTTACCTTCACTGCTATCCGCAGTGGAGATACTAGTAGTAGTAGCAGTGCTAATTGGGCAGTAACAGGTTCTGGCACTAACCAAGCAAATGCCACGGATTTTGGTGGAACTTCTGGTGCGGTGAGTTTTGCAGCAGGTGAAACCAGTCAAATTATTACGCTCAATGTGTTAGGAGACAGCACAGTTGAACCCGATGAAGGGTTTACAGTTAGTCTCTCCAACCCCACTAATGCTACTATTACCACTGGAACTGCTACAGGAACTATTACCAATGATGATGTTGTTCCACCTCAACTGGCGATCGCCCCTACCAATGCCATCCAAACAGAGGGAAATACAGGCATAAAACCCTTTACCTTCACTGTTACCCGCAGTGGAGATACTAGTAGTAGTAGCAGTGCTAATTGGGCAGTAACAGGTTCTGGCACTAACCAAGCAAATGCCACGGATTTTGGTGGAACTTCTGGTGCGGTGAGTTTTGCAGCAGGTGAAACCAGTCAAATTATTACGCTCAATGTGTTAGGAGACAGCACAGTTGAACCCGATGAAGGGTTTACAGTTAGTCTCTCCAACCCCACTAATGCTACTATTACCACTGGAACTGCTACAGGAACTATTACCAATGATGATGTTGTTCCACCTCAACTGGCGATCGCCCCTACCAATGCCATCCAAACAGAGGGAAATACAGGCATAAAACCCTTTACCTTCACTGTTACCCGCAGTGGAGATACTAGTAGTAGTAGCAGTGCTAATTGGGCAGTAACAGGTTCTGGCACTAACCAAGCAAATGCCACGGATTTTGGTGGAACTTCTGGTGCGGTGAGTTTTGCAGCAGGTGAAACCAGTCAAATTATTACGCTCAATGTGTTAGGAGACAGCACAGTTGAACCCGATGAAGGGTTTACAGTTAGTCTCTCCAACCCCACTAATGCTACTATTACCACTGGAACTGCTACAGGAACTATTACCAATGATGATGTTGTTCCACCTCAACTGGCGATCGCCCCTACCAATGCCATCCAAACAGAGGGAAATACAGGCATAAAACCCTTTACCTTCACTGTTACCCGCAGTGGAGATACTAGTAGTAGTAGCAGTGCTAATTGGGCAGTAACAGGTTCTGGCACTAACCAAGCAAATGCCACGGATTTTGGTGGAACTTCTGGTGCGGTGAGTTTTGCAGCAGGTGAAACCAGTCAAATTATTACGCTTAATGTGTTAGGAGACAGCACAGTTGAACCCGATGAAGGGTTTACAGTTAGTCTCTCCAACCCCACTAATGCTACTATTACCACTGGAACTGCTACAGGAACTATTACCAATGATGATGTTGTTCCACCTCAACTGGCGATCGCCCCTACCAATGCCATCCAAACAGAGGGAAATACAGGCATAAAACCCTTTACCTTCACTGTTACCCGCAGTGGAGATACTAGTAGTAGTAGCAGTGCTAATTGGGCAGTAACAGGTTCTGGCACTAACCAAGCAAATGCCACGGATTTTGGTGGAACTTCTGGTGCGGTGAGTTTTGCAGCAGGTGAAACCAGTCAAATTATTACGCTCAATGTGTTAGGAGACAGCACAGTTGAACCCGATGAAGGGTTTACAGTTAGTCTCTCCAACCCCACTAATGCTACTATTACCACTGGAACTGCTACAGGAACTATTACCAATGATGATGTTGTTCCACCTCAACTGGCGATCGCCCCTACCAATGCCATCCAAACAGAGGGAAATACAGGCATAAAACCCTTTACCTTCACTGTTACCCGCAGTGGAGATACTAGTAGTAGTAGCAGTGCTAATTGGGCAGTAACAGGTTCTGGCACTAACCAAGCAAATGCCACGGATTTTGGTGGAACTTCTGGTGCGGTGAGTTTTGCAGCAGGTGAAACCAGTCAAATTATTACGCTCAATGTGTTAGGAGACAGCACAGTTGAACCCGATGAAGGGTTTACAGTTAGTCTCTCCAACCCCACTAATGCTACTATTACCACTGGAACTGCTACAGGAACTATTACCAATGATGATGTTGTTCCACCTCAACTGGCGATCGCCCCTACCAATGCCATCCAAACAGAGGGAAATACAGGCATAAAACCCTTTACCTTCACTGTTACCCGCAGTGGAGATACTAGTAGTAGTAGCAGTGCTAATTGGGCAGTAACAGGTTCTGGCACTAACCAAGCAAATGCCACGGATTTTGGTGGAACTTCTGGTGCGGTGAGTTTTGCAGTAGGTGAAACCAGTCAAATTATTACGCTCAATGTGTTAGGAGACAGCACAGTTGAACCCGATGAAGGGTTTACAGTTAGTCTCTCCAACCCCACTAATGCTAACATTACCACTGGAACTGCTACAGGAACTATTACCAATGATGATGTTCCCACCATCACCCCCAGTGAAGTTAGACCCAAGGTTAATATATCTACAGGATTGGTTTTCAAAACGAATGGGAGAGGAACCATATCTTTAGATACTAATAGATTATCCGCCATTCCAGATGAAGTTATTGGTGTCCAAAATGGAACAAAGTCTAATTTTAAACACTTATTTGGATTATATGAGGTTACAGATGCCCAGGGGGGAATTGATACTAATGGTGACGGGATCGCTGATTTAAAACCAGGAGATAGCAACCCCAGTGACTACGCCTTTCATGCTCTGACCACTGCTAGGGTGAAGAACTTCACAGTGCAAGCGGGTGGCAATGATGCTCCTAGCACCGCTACACAATTGGGGTCTGGTGTCTCACTTGAGGATAATAAGTTTTATGCTCCTTTTGTCATTGCTAATGCTGGAACCTACTTCCCCGGTTCACAGGGAATAGAAGATTTTGTTGCTGCTGAAAACGGAGATATAGAACGGTTTAGTAGTGCGCCTCAATATGTCCGAACCCTTGTTGCTACGGAATTGGACAATTTGTTTAACAATTCGCCTAGATTTATACAGGAGCCTGTGGCCTATTTTAGTTTCGGAGTGGTTAATCGCGATCAATCTCCCCATTTCCGTTCCTATGGTAATGGGGTCTATGGATTTGAAGATTTACCTGCCAACGCCACCCAATATTCGAACAACGATTTTGATGATGCGGTTTTTGCCCTGTCCTTTACTTGA
- a CDS encoding helix-turn-helix domain-containing protein, with product MAERFKVSLSFVRNLVRRYRETGQVEPKQCGGYEKPIIAGQYLNMIKSWLDEKNDLLLSELCDRLRETTGTSVSITTMHRALEKLGLRHKKKSKCQ from the coding sequence TTGGCAGAAAGATTCAAGGTCAGCTTATCATTTGTGAGAAATTTAGTACGTCGTTATCGTGAAACTGGGCAAGTTGAGCCAAAGCAATGTGGAGGATATGAAAAGCCTATAATTGCAGGCCAATATTTAAACATGATCAAGTCTTGGCTGGATGAGAAAAATGATTTACTACTTTCAGAATTATGCGATCGCCTGAGAGAAACGACGGGCACTAGTGTTAGTATCACAACCATGCATCGAGCCTTAGAAAAGTTGGGTCTACGTCATAAAAAAAAGTCTAAATGCCAGTGA
- a CDS encoding transposase → MFLDESGINLGMSRLFARSQDGQRAIGSVPGNKGKNISLIGALNMDGILAAMTKHKYRSISHLCKSGFGTSIMERGYCCYG, encoded by the coding sequence GTGTTTTTAGATGAATCGGGGATAAATTTAGGGATGTCAAGGTTGTTTGCCAGAAGCCAAGATGGACAAAGAGCAATTGGTAGCGTACCAGGAAACAAGGGCAAAAATATTTCTCTGATTGGCGCTTTAAATATGGATGGAATTCTGGCAGCAATGACTAAGCACAAATACAGAAGTATTTCTCACTTATGTAAATCAGGTTTTGGTACCTCAATTATGGAAAGGGGCTATTGTTGTTATGGATAA
- a CDS encoding RNA-guided endonuclease InsQ/TnpB family protein has translation MYGCQQVLIKSDKSITAILEYVCTEAKKLTNCGVYYSRQMYFKTGYIPSRPDLHKQLGTYQKNVHYQALYSDTSQQILTSVAESFKSYIELVKAAKKGEVSQKPKLPNYCKSVMTVATFTGRSLKLIDGMIRFPLGIKVKAWFGIDSFYLPMPSNLDFKSIREVRILPRNRQFYAEFVYQVDEIKSDVDRNNVLGIDHGLNNWLTCVSNLGTSFIVDGLHLKSLNQWYNKSVAKLKSDKPQGFWSNRLAAITEKRNRQMRDAVNKAARIVVNHCIENKIGAIVFGWNKGQKDSIDLGSKNNQKFVQIPTARLKDRIAQLCKQYGIDFIETEESYTSQSSFFDCDNIPKFGEKPEGWEASGKRVSRGVYETSDGFKINADCNGAANILKKVAVMLGIDLSGISRGCLSQPQKVRLWTLQKSPCL, from the coding sequence ATGTACGGATGCCAACAAGTTCTTATCAAGTCCGATAAATCAATAACAGCCATATTGGAGTACGTCTGCACAGAAGCTAAAAAGCTGACAAATTGTGGCGTTTACTATTCTAGGCAGATGTACTTTAAAACTGGTTATATTCCTAGTAGACCAGATTTGCATAAACAACTAGGAACTTATCAGAAAAACGTTCATTATCAGGCATTGTATTCTGATACTTCTCAACAAATACTAACCAGTGTAGCTGAATCCTTTAAATCCTACATTGAGCTAGTAAAAGCTGCAAAAAAGGGCGAAGTTTCCCAAAAACCAAAATTACCTAATTACTGTAAAAGTGTTATGACTGTAGCTACTTTTACGGGCAGGTCATTAAAGTTAATTGATGGGATGATTAGGTTTCCTTTGGGAATAAAAGTTAAGGCATGGTTTGGGATAGATTCTTTTTATCTACCAATGCCATCTAACCTTGACTTCAAATCAATTAGAGAAGTACGTATTTTACCTAGAAATAGACAATTTTATGCAGAATTTGTCTATCAGGTAGATGAAATAAAATCTGATGTTGATAGAAATAATGTTTTAGGGATTGACCACGGGTTAAATAACTGGTTAACTTGTGTTTCTAATCTGGGAACATCATTTATTGTTGATGGACTTCATTTAAAAAGTTTAAATCAGTGGTACAACAAATCAGTAGCTAAACTTAAAAGTGATAAACCGCAGGGTTTTTGGTCTAACAGATTAGCTGCTATTACCGAAAAAAGAAACCGACAAATGCGTGATGCAGTTAACAAAGCTGCAAGAATAGTCGTTAACCACTGTATTGAAAATAAGATTGGTGCTATTGTTTTTGGATGGAATAAAGGACAAAAAGATAGTATTGATTTGGGGTCTAAAAACAATCAGAAGTTTGTCCAAATTCCCACAGCAAGATTAAAAGACCGTATTGCTCAATTATGTAAACAATACGGAATAGATTTTATTGAAACAGAAGAATCATACACTTCTCAATCATCGTTTTTTGATTGCGACAATATACCTAAATTCGGTGAAAAACCCGAAGGGTGGGAAGCAAGCGGGAAACGAGTTAGTCGTGGAGTATATGAAACTTCTGATGGGTTCAAAATTAATGCGGACTGTAATGGTGCTGCTAATATTTTGAAAAAAGTAGCGGTGATGCTAGGAATTGATCTTAGCGGAATCAGTAGAGGCTGTTTAAGCCAGCCTCAGAAAGTTCGTTTATGGACTCTTCAGAAATCTCCGTGTCTTTAG
- the nadC gene encoding carboxylating nicotinate-nucleotide diphosphorylase, with the protein MENSMKGFLGVLPPVLLLDPMLRVWLMEDIGRGDRTTQSLLSQHHTIVQARWVAKAQGIIAGLPIAARVFYLLNDQISFVPLKAEGDPCQPGEVVAEITGAWDGLLMGERVALNLVMRLSGIASLTNLYVEKIADLPARFVDTRKTTPGLRILEKYASAVGGAINHRMGLDDAVMIKDNHIVAAGSITQAIQQVRSQIPYPLSIEVETETIDQVEEAVQCGAEIIMLDNMSLDLMTQAVGLIRQQDKRVKIEASGNISLDTIRSVAQVGVDFISSSAPVTQSPWLDLSMRLI; encoded by the coding sequence ATGGAAAATTCGATGAAAGGTTTTTTGGGTGTATTACCACCGGTTTTATTGCTTGACCCGATGTTGCGGGTCTGGTTGATGGAGGATATTGGTAGGGGCGATCGCACGACTCAATCTCTATTATCCCAGCACCATACTATTGTACAAGCCAGGTGGGTGGCTAAGGCCCAGGGGATAATCGCTGGGTTGCCAATTGCAGCTAGGGTGTTTTATCTATTAAATGATCAAATCAGTTTTGTACCACTCAAGGCTGAGGGGGATCCGTGTCAACCTGGTGAAGTGGTGGCAGAAATTACAGGGGCTTGGGATGGGTTATTGATGGGGGAGCGGGTGGCACTCAATTTGGTGATGCGGTTAAGTGGAATTGCTAGTTTGACTAATTTATATGTGGAAAAAATAGCAGATTTGCCCGCCAGGTTTGTTGATACTCGCAAGACTACTCCAGGGTTGCGAATTTTAGAAAAGTATGCCAGTGCGGTGGGTGGAGCTATTAATCATCGGATGGGATTAGATGATGCGGTGATGATTAAGGATAATCACATAGTCGCAGCTGGCAGCATTACTCAGGCTATTCAACAAGTGCGATCGCAAATTCCATACCCGTTAAGTATTGAGGTGGAAACGGAAACTATAGACCAGGTTGAGGAAGCTGTACAATGTGGAGCTGAAATTATTATGTTGGATAATATGTCCCTGGATCTGATGACTCAAGCAGTAGGGTTGATTCGTCAACAGGATAAACGGGTGAAAATTGAAGCATCGGGCAATATTAGCCTAGATACCATTCGCAGTGTGGCACAAGTGGGAGTTGATTTTATTTCTAGCAGTGCTCCCGTCACTCAATCACCATGGTTAGATCTGAGTATGAGGTTAATTTAG
- a CDS encoding DUF4912 domain-containing protein, which yields MRKESKNNNLNLNSANKLTRNLLFLFLTLAGSLLTTNFFAPALAQSNTESNGLELLPRVANKNKVRIDGSIKLLVINQKLKNSFQELFPHTQVEIGTSGNDAAIKSLLNGQIDVAAIARGLTPGEKAQGIEQVVLTREKIAVVVGVDNPFQGGLTIEEFTRIFRGEITNWSQVGGPPMAIRFIDRSVTSETRRSLGGYPVFNFSEFTTNSDKYLTISRDKTTEIIQQLGKDGMSYAIVSQVKTVPQVRILKIQGTYPDHSKYPFSLPLVYAYKRNSDPTVVNFVDLATTQVGKKAISKAKEEEMSAVETLPNTAQNSTSAGSEYLAPIYSQNALLSSSVSPDTSPGRNNGNYWDYARRLFSDVVGNRKLLGLLIGLCFLVIVLTFLIWLLMGRKSRRKKNLVAGGISGSSKSAKRRILKETDHNSNEDPVNYSPYPNTEEVIASDSDVFDQAVGLDFGELVWDIEAPVPVINTLDSPESPIENHKNHIPPTSQIGTGSSIVFVPRSAKWAYVYWYISESDRQLAKQRGGSILAIRLYDVTNLDLSVQSPHLVKEYECEESGSDYYLAIPRTHHEYMTEIGYLTNDHQWLNMARSQTIWTYNLPNREL from the coding sequence ATGCGAAAAGAAAGTAAAAATAATAATCTAAATCTAAATAGTGCAAATAAACTAACACGTAATTTATTATTCTTGTTTTTAACTTTAGCTGGTAGTCTGCTAACAACAAACTTTTTTGCACCAGCACTAGCACAATCAAACACGGAAAGTAATGGTTTGGAACTGTTACCAAGAGTCGCTAATAAGAATAAGGTCAGAATTGATGGTTCGATTAAATTGTTAGTAATCAACCAAAAGCTGAAAAATAGCTTTCAGGAACTGTTTCCCCATACTCAGGTGGAAATAGGGACAAGCGGTAATGATGCAGCTATTAAATCCTTGTTGAATGGCCAAATTGATGTAGCGGCGATCGCCCGAGGACTGACTCCAGGAGAAAAAGCTCAGGGAATAGAGCAAGTTGTTCTAACCAGAGAAAAAATTGCCGTTGTGGTTGGTGTTGATAATCCATTTCAGGGTGGTTTAACTATTGAGGAGTTTACGAGGATATTTAGAGGTGAAATTACTAATTGGTCCCAGGTAGGTGGGCCTCCCATGGCAATTCGGTTTATTGATCGTTCTGTCACCAGTGAAACTCGCCGTTCTCTCGGTGGTTACCCAGTGTTCAATTTTTCCGAATTTACTACTAATAGTGATAAATATCTTACTATTAGCCGAGATAAAACTACGGAAATTATCCAACAATTGGGTAAGGATGGTATGAGCTATGCCATAGTCAGCCAGGTAAAAACCGTTCCCCAGGTAAGAATACTCAAAATTCAGGGTACTTATCCCGATCATTCCAAATATCCTTTTTCACTACCTCTGGTTTATGCTTACAAGCGTAACTCTGATCCTACAGTGGTTAATTTTGTGGATCTTGCTACCACCCAAGTAGGAAAAAAAGCTATATCTAAGGCCAAAGAAGAAGAGATGTCAGCAGTAGAGACACTACCAAATACAGCACAAAACTCCACCTCTGCTGGTTCTGAGTATCTAGCTCCCATCTATTCCCAAAATGCCCTGCTGTCAAGTTCTGTCTCCCCAGACACTTCCCCAGGAAGAAATAATGGTAATTATTGGGATTATGCTAGGCGGCTATTTTCCGATGTGGTGGGAAACAGAAAACTCCTAGGACTGTTAATTGGTTTATGCTTTTTAGTAATAGTCTTAACGTTTTTAATTTGGCTATTAATGGGGAGAAAATCTCGACGAAAGAAAAATCTTGTTGCTGGAGGGATATCAGGTTCTAGTAAAAGTGCCAAAAGGAGAATTCTGAAAGAAACAGATCACAATAGTAATGAGGATCCAGTTAATTACTCCCCATATCCAAACACGGAGGAAGTGATTGCCAGTGACTCCGATGTTTTCGATCAAGCAGTAGGGTTAGATTTCGGTGAGTTAGTTTGGGATATAGAAGCACCAGTCCCAGTCATCAATACCCTTGATTCTCCAGAATCCCCAATAGAGAATCACAAGAATCACATTCCCCCTACTTCCCAAATCGGTACAGGAAGCTCTATTGTCTTTGTACCACGCTCAGCTAAATGGGCCTATGTTTACTGGTACATTTCCGAGAGCGATCGCCAGTTGGCAAAACAAAGGGGGGGAAGTATTCTAGCCATTAGACTTTATGACGTGACCAATCTGGATCTGAGTGTTCAATCTCCCCATTTGGTTAAGGAATATGAGTGTGAAGAATCAGGATCAGATTACTACCTAGCCATTCCCAGAACCCATCATGAGTACATGACAGAAATCGGGTATTTGACCAATGACCATCAGTGGTTAAACATGGCCCGTTCTCAAACTATCTGGACTTATAATCTTCCGAATAGGGAGTTATAA
- a CDS encoding serine/threonine-protein kinase, with the protein MNQICCLNPTYECDNPQVPDHTSSCPTCGTPLVILKNRYQPVKRLGGGGFAKTYLALDTHKLNELCVIKQLAPSLGNQTTQALIKATELFLQEAQQLQKLAEHTQIPSLFAYFQENRQLYLVEQFVDGKNLLEELQTEGVFNEGKIRQFLQDLLLILQEVHKQGIIHRDIKPENIMRRHKDGKLVLIDFGASKELQGGATSGTRIGTDGYAPWEQRVDGVASTAGDLYSLGVTCFYLLTSKNPYELWLKDGYNWVANWRNYLNQPLSQKLQQILDKLLVASSENRYGLADKVLEELRQPFSIIPSNCPKTIISNTKKPRPFGYILALISVVLLGIGYLLITKTPQFQPKTEPNGIQETDRGL; encoded by the coding sequence ATGAATCAGATATGCTGTCTGAATCCTACTTATGAATGTGATAATCCCCAAGTTCCAGATCACACTAGTTCTTGCCCTACCTGTGGCACTCCTCTAGTAATATTGAAGAATCGTTATCAACCAGTTAAACGTTTAGGGGGCGGTGGATTTGCTAAAACCTACTTGGCGCTGGACACTCATAAATTAAATGAACTTTGTGTAATTAAACAGCTGGCACCTTCCTTAGGTAATCAAACAACACAAGCCTTAATTAAAGCTACAGAGTTATTTCTACAAGAGGCACAGCAATTACAAAAGTTGGCCGAACACACCCAAATACCTAGCTTATTTGCATACTTTCAAGAAAATCGACAGTTATATTTAGTAGAGCAGTTTGTTGATGGCAAAAATTTACTCGAAGAACTACAAACTGAAGGTGTGTTCAACGAAGGTAAAATTCGCCAGTTTTTGCAGGACTTATTGCTCATCCTCCAGGAAGTTCATAAGCAAGGAATTATACACCGAGATATTAAACCGGAAAATATTATGCGTCGTCACAAAGATGGTAAATTGGTGTTGATTGATTTTGGTGCTTCAAAGGAATTACAAGGAGGAGCAACTTCAGGAACTCGGATTGGTACAGATGGTTATGCACCCTGGGAGCAAAGAGTTGATGGTGTGGCAAGTACTGCTGGTGATTTATACAGTCTCGGTGTAACCTGTTTTTACCTGCTTACTAGTAAAAATCCCTATGAGCTTTGGCTTAAAGACGGTTATAACTGGGTGGCAAACTGGCGTAACTATCTAAATCAACCTTTAAGTCAGAAATTGCAGCAGATTTTGGATAAGTTATTAGTAGCTAGTTCTGAGAACCGCTATGGTTTGGCGGACAAGGTACTAGAAGAATTGAGACAACCGTTTAGTATTATCCCATCGAACTGTCCTAAAACAATAATATCAAACACTAAAAAACCCCGGCCATTCGGTTATATCCTAGCACTGATTAGTGTGGTTCTACTAGGAATTGGTTACCTATTAATAACCAAAACTCCACAATTTCAACCTAAGACCGAGCCTAATGGAATCCAAGAAACAGATAGGGGACTTTAA